The following are from one region of the Bacillaceae bacterium S4-13-56 genome:
- the nadB gene encoding L-aspartate oxidase: MKVDVLIIGSGIAAMQFLKNLRSDLHVMIVTKSSLQTSNSYLAQGGIAASIGTEDNPNLHFKDTLEAGRLYNDTLAVRKLVEEAPDIIQDLVKNGCQFDYNAKGQISLGMEGSHSKRRIVHGGGDQTGKIVMNHLFNQNLTHVEIKEHFMVYELAVDHENNRCIGAKAKNENGQILEVSANHVVLATGGCGGIYSYSSNAPTVSGDGIALAYRAGAQITDMEFIQFHPTMFCLDGRVIGLISEAVRGEGAILVTENKERIMEKVHPLKDLAPRHVVSQTIFDHLKNGDKVYLDITAITKFSDRFPTIAEMCKENGIDLKKGLIPVVPGSHFLMGGVKTDLIGKTNIDGLYAIGEVACTGVHGANRLASNSLLEGLAYGKRLAEWINISNDSYSSPAMNRFQDREHKTSFSFSLPESTEIQRMMMQKVGIVRSCDGLMEQEQWLKKWNIEQLCSANLQPLTVKETTKVFMLITSWLITDSSLQREESRGGHFRSDFPFEREEWRTQKIIQQRYREKGKQDEPFKVAAITRAIFY; this comes from the coding sequence ATGAAGGTAGACGTTTTGATTATTGGAAGTGGGATAGCTGCAATGCAGTTTTTAAAAAATCTTCGTAGTGATCTTCATGTGATGATTGTCACAAAGTCATCCCTTCAAACAAGCAACTCTTATTTAGCACAAGGAGGAATAGCAGCATCCATTGGCACTGAAGACAATCCCAATTTACATTTTAAAGATACCCTAGAAGCTGGTCGGCTCTATAATGATACATTAGCAGTTAGAAAATTGGTTGAAGAAGCACCTGACATTATCCAAGATTTAGTGAAAAACGGCTGTCAATTTGACTATAATGCTAAAGGTCAAATTAGTCTCGGAATGGAAGGTTCACACTCTAAACGAAGAATTGTTCATGGTGGAGGGGATCAAACAGGGAAAATAGTGATGAACCATTTATTTAACCAGAATTTAACCCATGTAGAGATAAAGGAACATTTTATGGTTTACGAATTAGCAGTAGATCACGAAAATAATCGTTGTATTGGCGCAAAAGCCAAAAATGAAAACGGTCAAATTTTAGAAGTTAGTGCAAATCATGTTGTACTTGCCACTGGCGGCTGTGGTGGAATTTACTCTTATTCTTCCAATGCACCTACTGTTTCTGGTGATGGAATAGCTTTGGCCTATCGAGCGGGAGCGCAAATTACTGATATGGAATTTATACAATTCCATCCAACTATGTTTTGTCTGGATGGTAGAGTCATAGGGTTAATCTCTGAGGCTGTCAGAGGAGAAGGTGCCATTCTCGTAACAGAAAATAAGGAGAGAATCATGGAAAAGGTTCATCCTTTGAAAGATCTTGCTCCAAGGCATGTTGTCTCTCAAACAATATTTGACCATTTAAAAAATGGGGATAAGGTTTATTTAGACATTACTGCTATTACTAAATTCTCTGATCGTTTTCCAACTATTGCAGAAATGTGCAAAGAAAATGGGATTGATTTAAAAAAGGGATTAATACCGGTTGTTCCTGGGAGTCACTTTTTGATGGGTGGTGTAAAAACAGACCTAATTGGAAAAACAAATATTGATGGATTGTATGCAATAGGGGAAGTTGCTTGTACGGGAGTTCACGGAGCAAATCGTTTAGCAAGTAACTCCTTGCTGGAAGGGTTGGCCTATGGGAAGCGTTTAGCAGAATGGATAAATATATCCAATGATAGTTATTCAAGTCCTGCTATGAATAGATTTCAAGACAGGGAACATAAAACAAGTTTTTCTTTTTCATTACCTGAGTCAACCGAAATTCAAAGAATGATGATGCAAAAAGTAGGGATTGTACGTTCCTGCGATGGTCTTATGGAACAAGAACAGTGGTTAAAAAAATGGAATATCGAACAGCTATGTTCTGCTAATCTTCAACCCCTTACTGTTAAGGAAACGACAAAGGTATTTATGCTAATTACTTCATGGTTAATCACCGATTCTTCTTTACAAAGAGAAGAAAGTCGTGGAGGACATTTTAGAAGTGATTTTCCATTTGAAAGGGAAGAATGGAGAACGCAGAAAATCATTCAACAAAGATACAGAGAAAAGGGGAAACAAGATGAACCATTTAAAGTTGCAGCAATTACTAGAGCAATTTTTTATTGA
- a CDS encoding IscS subfamily cysteine desulfurase, whose product MKYFDYAATCPIVEEALEAYIKTAKNYYGNTSSLHDIGGKAKAFLEICRKEMANLIGINETSLYFTSGGTESNVLAIHSLLSAPLKEGKHIVASMGEHSSILNFLVKLEEEGYSITLLPYQKDGTIDIDDFSKSIQKDTILAIVQHANGEVGTIQPIEQIGDICNKYKILLHTDCVQSFGKISVKEIIPYVSSLSISGHKIYGPKGIGAVYVNPSLEWRSFLPQTTHENGFRAGTVNLPAIAGFTVAASQSMNIIQEQQARHEELRNLFKENLESFMIPYSIIESDNRRQIPSIIGLMVDRLEGQWLMLELNRLGFAISTGSACQVGKQSPSSTIIGTGVSPERAKQFVRISFGKYTTKNDILELTHALHTIFSSY is encoded by the coding sequence ATGAAATATTTTGATTATGCTGCAACTTGTCCTATAGTGGAGGAAGCTCTAGAGGCTTATATAAAAACCGCAAAAAACTATTATGGAAACACAAGTAGTCTTCATGACATTGGTGGAAAGGCAAAAGCATTTCTTGAAATTTGTCGTAAGGAAATGGCTAACCTAATAGGTATAAACGAAACTTCACTATATTTTACTAGTGGAGGTACAGAAAGTAATGTTCTTGCGATCCATTCTTTATTAAGTGCACCCTTAAAAGAAGGTAAACATATTGTCGCATCTATGGGAGAACATTCCTCTATTTTAAATTTTTTAGTAAAATTAGAAGAAGAAGGATATTCTATCACTCTTCTTCCCTACCAAAAAGATGGAACAATAGATATCGATGATTTCTCTAAATCCATACAAAAAGACACGATCCTTGCGATTGTGCAACATGCGAACGGTGAAGTGGGAACTATCCAACCAATTGAACAGATTGGGGATATATGTAATAAATATAAGATATTACTACATACGGATTGCGTTCAATCTTTTGGGAAAATATCTGTAAAAGAAATCATTCCTTATGTATCAAGTCTGTCGATTTCAGGTCACAAAATATATGGTCCAAAGGGTATTGGTGCCGTATATGTTAATCCATCCTTAGAATGGAGGTCGTTTCTTCCCCAAACAACACATGAAAATGGCTTTCGAGCAGGAACTGTCAACCTCCCAGCCATTGCTGGATTTACAGTTGCGGCTAGTCAGTCTATGAATATCATCCAAGAACAACAAGCTCGTCATGAGGAATTGAGAAACTTGTTCAAAGAAAACTTGGAATCTTTCATGATTCCCTACTCTATTATTGAATCCGATAACAGAAGACAAATCCCTTCGATAATCGGATTAATGGTTGATCGATTAGAGGGACAATGGCTAATGCTAGAACTTAATCGATTAGGCTTTGCCATATCAACCGGAAGTGCTTGTCAGGTTGGAAAACAGTCTCCCTCTTCCACAATAATTGGAACTGGTGTTTCACCAGAAAGAGCAAAACAGTTTGTGCGTATTTCTTTTGGGAAATATACAACAAAAAATGATATCCTAGAATTAACACACGCTTTGCATACAATCTTCTCATCTTACTAA
- a CDS encoding transcription repressor NadR, protein MNDQKILGENRRNLLLEILKNNYEPITGRELARRMNVSRQVIVNDVSLLKAKSHSIVATSQGYLYLNNGKEEKAKRIIACYHTPEQTEAELNLMVDHGVTVEDVKIEHPIYGDLTASVMVSNRIEVQQFLKKMKQTNASYLLELTDGTHLHTVSATSDKLLDEVEKALEEANFLVKK, encoded by the coding sequence ATGAACGATCAAAAGATATTGGGGGAAAATAGAAGGAATTTACTTTTAGAAATTCTAAAGAATAATTATGAACCAATTACCGGTAGGGAACTTGCTAGAAGAATGAATGTTAGTAGACAGGTGATTGTGAACGATGTTTCCCTTTTAAAGGCAAAAAGTCATTCCATTGTAGCTACTAGTCAAGGATATCTTTATTTGAATAATGGGAAAGAAGAGAAAGCAAAACGAATTATTGCTTGCTATCACACCCCAGAACAAACAGAGGCGGAATTAAACTTAATGGTTGATCATGGAGTTACCGTAGAGGATGTCAAAATTGAGCACCCTATATATGGCGACTTAACAGCATCTGTAATGGTTTCTAATCGTATAGAAGTACAACAATTCCTAAAAAAGATGAAACAAACAAATGCGTCCTATTTGTTGGAATTAACAGATGGAACTCATTTGCATACGGTTTCTGCAACTAGTGATAAGTTGCTTGATGAGGTTGAAAAAGCACTAGAGGAAGCCAATTTTTTAGTGAAAAAATAA
- a CDS encoding YaiI/YqxD family protein, translating to MQILVDADACPVKDIVIEVAVKNQLHVKLVRSFSHFSTEQFPDGIESVYVDTGADSVDYRIVQLAQSGDLIITQDYGLAALGLGKGCRVIHHLGYEFTTKNIDELLSKRHAHAKLRRSGHKTKGPKKFTEEDRQQFRKLLSSIILHN from the coding sequence ATGCAAATATTAGTAGATGCTGATGCATGTCCAGTAAAGGATATTGTGATTGAAGTGGCTGTAAAAAATCAATTACATGTAAAGCTTGTACGTAGCTTTTCGCATTTTTCAACTGAACAGTTCCCAGATGGAATAGAGTCTGTGTATGTTGATACAGGAGCAGATTCAGTAGATTATCGTATTGTTCAACTAGCCCAGTCTGGGGATTTAATTATAACTCAAGATTACGGTCTTGCAGCGTTAGGTCTTGGAAAAGGATGTAGAGTTATTCATCATTTAGGCTACGAGTTTACAACCAAAAACATTGATGAATTATTATCGAAAAGACATGCCCATGCCAAATTAAGAAGAAGCGGACATAAAACAAAAGGGCCTAAGAAGTTTACGGAAGAGGATCGTCAACAATTCAGAAAATTATTATCCTCTATAATTTTGCACAACTAA
- a CDS encoding cold-shock protein → MKNGVVKWFNAEKGFGFIEVQGEDDVFVHFSAITGEGFKTLEEGQQVQFEVTEGNRGPQAANVVKL, encoded by the coding sequence ATGAAAAACGGAGTAGTAAAATGGTTTAACGCAGAAAAAGGTTTTGGATTTATTGAAGTACAAGGTGAGGACGATGTATTCGTACATTTCTCAGCAATTACTGGAGAAGGATTCAAAACTCTTGAAGAAGGTCAACAAGTTCAGTTTGAAGTAACTGAAGGTAACCGTGGACCTCAAGCAGCTAACGTAGTTAAACTTTAA
- a CDS encoding dynamin family protein: protein MNQSKTINLSHSLAGLYHWFYERNEVEIAEQMLDLLKKEREQGISIGFSGHYSAGKSSLINYLVGQTILPSSPIPTSANVVEIYKGDEKVRLVQQNGELIQVSGPTSLDDVRQYCKDGDLVKRIILSKEDIELPLGVTLIDTPGIDSAKDADAILTESTLHTIDVLFYVVDYNHVQSEHNLYFLQQMQKRKKPYYLVVHQIDKHEDRESTFENYKEKINQVLHRWNITPKAVYYTSLYDENNPHNQLTMLQNTIEEWERGIMDLSYSTIQRSIHFILEEFIYVKRQEWEEKKESRMEQRNKILENLELLHKNSSTPTPNTAEVEMNQLIKQIGQRAQITPYELREKARVFLTVMQPEYKSGLFFSKKKTEQERKEATEQFYHDLMKLVEANLQWPIRQKVSQYAQELGVSDPKILSSLEGISIHFPQERLKEIIKPGTKATGDYLLLYMEDVKQNLIKAFVKEAQTQWEKANDTLEKNYQEFKEVEEKVKSLQNELYQTEKKIEVEEQEWKRVESGLLALEDGEIKDTSLVQAALDKIHTETYTNLESFPIKNSYSNELVKNKQQTQRQQKQKIKKNSKKEMANLLEDTVSKLSELKSASLIKRALLEKKNSLETNEYTIALFGAFSAGKSSFINAMLGKSLMPVSAHPTTATITRVLLPPTVDDNQKVKITVKSEEELKEELMDVFDQTNLPNENIEKELKKLKKKVNSDPLEHWVDSLLAGYQKMADSLGKTITVPIAEMENLIKDEERASYIQKVDIFDDNPLTRAGIILVDTPGADSVHSRHTRLSFQFIKDSDAIIYVSYYNHSFAKADASFLYQLGRIQDAFNHNKMFFVVNAVDLAKNERELELVLNYVSDELSKFDIQGPRLYPVSSKIAMEADGNSVCENKSGVPAVKEELFDFINHEIDNILVQQAKKELDYSIQWLDERIREFSLNQEERQKKVEERKSLLENIKRSVLIFSDERYLDINDQKLKQQFFHMQKRMVLRSMDVFKETVNPSTIKANGKLGRTQLIDQLHNFFHHVRNELIQDLVATSLRIDHYMKDQINHWKADMIENTKDMNYFIHERKANCNIPTPNISLSSFVALDKDIQSIAAGFKSTKEFFEQRQVNQVKDEVEQYLRVSLQKELRVQTKELLSYYRDHWNKVIERERDQLQQRVNEIEVQENQQLFSYESVEKLSQIKKQIEELIY, encoded by the coding sequence ATGAATCAATCTAAAACAATTAATTTAAGCCATTCATTGGCAGGTCTTTATCATTGGTTTTATGAAAGAAATGAAGTAGAGATTGCAGAGCAAATGTTAGATTTGCTAAAAAAAGAAAGGGAACAAGGGATTTCGATAGGATTTAGTGGACATTATTCAGCAGGAAAGTCTAGCCTTATAAATTATTTGGTTGGCCAAACTATTTTACCATCAAGTCCCATACCCACTAGTGCCAACGTCGTTGAAATCTATAAAGGGGACGAAAAAGTAAGGTTAGTTCAACAAAATGGAGAATTAATACAAGTTAGTGGTCCCACTAGTTTAGACGATGTGCGGCAATACTGTAAGGATGGAGATCTAGTTAAACGTATCATCTTAAGTAAAGAAGATATAGAACTACCCTTAGGTGTAACATTGATAGATACTCCCGGAATTGACTCTGCTAAAGATGCAGATGCTATATTGACTGAATCAACTCTTCATACCATTGACGTTTTGTTTTATGTAGTCGATTATAACCACGTTCAATCAGAACATAATTTATATTTTTTACAGCAAATGCAAAAAAGAAAGAAACCTTACTATTTAGTTGTCCATCAAATCGATAAGCATGAAGACCGCGAAAGTACGTTTGAAAATTATAAAGAGAAAATTAATCAGGTATTACATCGATGGAATATAACTCCTAAAGCAGTATACTATACGTCTTTATATGATGAAAACAACCCACATAATCAATTAACCATGCTTCAAAATACGATTGAAGAGTGGGAAAGAGGAATAATGGATTTATCCTACTCCACTATTCAACGCTCCATTCATTTTATTTTAGAAGAATTTATTTACGTAAAACGGCAGGAATGGGAAGAGAAGAAAGAAAGTCGAATGGAACAGAGAAATAAAATATTAGAGAATCTTGAATTACTTCACAAAAATTCTTCAACTCCAACTCCGAATACAGCTGAAGTTGAAATGAACCAGCTGATTAAGCAAATTGGCCAAAGAGCCCAAATTACTCCTTATGAGTTGCGTGAAAAAGCGCGTGTCTTTTTAACTGTCATGCAGCCAGAGTATAAATCGGGACTGTTTTTCTCAAAGAAAAAAACAGAGCAAGAGAGAAAAGAAGCAACTGAACAGTTTTACCACGATTTGATGAAGCTTGTGGAAGCAAATCTTCAATGGCCCATTCGTCAAAAGGTAAGTCAATATGCGCAAGAGCTGGGAGTTTCTGACCCTAAAATTTTATCTTCTTTGGAAGGAATTTCAATACATTTTCCACAAGAAAGATTGAAAGAGATAATTAAACCTGGGACGAAAGCTACAGGGGACTATTTATTATTGTATATGGAAGATGTAAAGCAGAACCTTATCAAGGCTTTTGTTAAAGAGGCACAAACCCAATGGGAAAAAGCTAATGATACTTTAGAAAAAAACTACCAAGAATTTAAAGAAGTTGAAGAGAAGGTTAAGTCTCTTCAGAATGAACTTTATCAAACCGAAAAGAAAATTGAGGTTGAGGAACAAGAATGGAAGCGGGTTGAAAGCGGCCTCCTAGCTTTGGAAGATGGGGAAATTAAGGATACCTCTTTAGTTCAAGCTGCTTTAGATAAGATTCATACTGAGACCTATACAAACTTAGAATCATTTCCAATTAAAAATTCATATTCCAACGAACTAGTGAAGAATAAGCAACAGACTCAACGTCAACAGAAACAAAAGATTAAAAAAAATTCGAAAAAAGAAATGGCAAACCTTCTTGAAGATACCGTATCTAAATTGAGCGAGTTGAAATCAGCCTCCCTAATAAAAAGGGCTCTACTAGAGAAGAAAAACTCTTTAGAAACAAATGAATACACGATAGCCTTATTTGGTGCCTTTAGTGCGGGAAAATCTTCGTTTATTAATGCTATGTTAGGGAAAAGCCTAATGCCGGTTTCTGCTCATCCAACGACTGCTACCATCACTCGAGTTTTACTACCACCGACCGTTGACGACAATCAAAAAGTTAAAATTACGGTAAAGTCAGAAGAAGAATTAAAAGAGGAATTGATGGATGTTTTCGACCAGACCAATTTACCTAACGAAAATATTGAAAAAGAGTTGAAAAAGTTAAAGAAGAAAGTAAATTCAGACCCCCTTGAACATTGGGTAGATTCTTTACTTGCTGGATATCAAAAAATGGCAGACTCACTTGGTAAAACTATTACAGTACCAATAGCTGAAATGGAAAACTTAATTAAAGATGAGGAAAGAGCTAGTTATATTCAAAAAGTTGATATTTTTGATGATAATCCGCTGACACGTGCTGGCATCATTTTAGTGGATACACCGGGAGCCGACTCCGTTCATTCAAGGCACACAAGGTTATCTTTTCAATTTATAAAGGATTCAGATGCAATCATTTATGTTTCGTATTATAATCACTCTTTCGCAAAAGCTGACGCTTCGTTTTTGTATCAATTAGGTAGGATTCAAGATGCATTCAACCACAACAAGATGTTTTTTGTTGTAAATGCAGTGGACTTAGCCAAAAATGAACGTGAGCTTGAGCTAGTTTTAAATTATGTATCTGATGAACTAAGTAAATTCGATATACAAGGACCGAGGTTATATCCTGTTTCCAGCAAAATAGCGATGGAGGCCGACGGAAATTCAGTCTGCGAAAACAAATCTGGAGTTCCTGCTGTAAAGGAAGAACTTTTTGATTTTATAAATCATGAGATTGACAATATTTTAGTGCAACAAGCAAAAAAAGAGTTAGATTATTCCATTCAGTGGCTGGATGAACGAATAAGGGAGTTTTCATTAAATCAAGAAGAAAGACAAAAGAAGGTTGAAGAACGAAAATCACTCTTAGAGAATATAAAAAGATCTGTTCTTATTTTTTCTGATGAACGATACCTTGATATAAATGATCAAAAATTGAAGCAGCAGTTCTTCCACATGCAAAAAAGAATGGTTCTTCGTTCTATGGATGTATTCAAAGAAACTGTTAACCCATCTACCATAAAAGCAAATGGGAAACTAGGGAGGACACAACTTATAGACCAGCTTCACAACTTTTTCCATCATGTGAGAAACGAACTTATTCAAGATCTTGTAGCAACTTCCCTAAGAATTGATCATTACATGAAAGATCAGATAAATCATTGGAAAGCTGATATGATTGAGAATACTAAGGACATGAATTATTTTATTCATGAGAGAAAAGCGAATTGTAATATTCCTACTCCAAACATATCTTTATCTAGCTTTGTTGCATTAGATAAGGATATTCAATCGATAGCAGCAGGATTTAAATCTACAAAGGAGTTTTTTGAACAAAGACAAGTAAACCAAGTAAAAGATGAGGTAGAGCAATACCTAAGAGTCTCCTTACAAAAAGAACTGCGTGTTCAAACGAAGGAATTACTATCTTATTATCGCGACCATTGGAACAAAGTGATCGAAAGGGAACGAGATCAACTACAACAAAGAGTGAACGAAATAGAGGTACAGGAAAATCAACAGTTATTTTCTTATGAAAGCGTAGAGAAGCTATCTCAAATTAAAAAGCAGATTGAAGAGCTGATTTATTAA
- a CDS encoding acylphosphatase, producing MSRLRNVKVKVIGRVQGVGFRYFTQQKAANFSINGWVKNEKDGSVEIIAQGESESIDFFLRALSIGPRPYAKVTNLDVEEVETEITYDYFEIKH from the coding sequence GTGAGTCGGTTGAGAAATGTAAAAGTGAAAGTTATTGGAAGAGTTCAAGGTGTTGGATTTCGATACTTTACTCAGCAGAAAGCCGCCAATTTTTCAATAAACGGTTGGGTCAAAAATGAAAAAGATGGGTCTGTGGAGATAATTGCACAAGGCGAATCAGAATCTATTGATTTTTTTCTCCGGGCATTAAGTATTGGTCCACGTCCCTATGCAAAAGTTACGAATCTAGATGTAGAAGAAGTAGAAACAGAAATTACGTATGATTATTTCGAAATCAAACATTAA
- a CDS encoding M14 family zinc carboxypeptidase: MNILVQPGQTLWSISQTFGIPLNLIADSNPNVIPTQLQVGQNLRIPGYRVLAHRIQPGDTFWSISNRYQTPMDVIRLMNPWTIPTQLMIGSTLYVPVRLTERIVQTRKAYDYSSLQQDLQRLRQAYPFIRQESIGQSVLGSSIDEIQIGRGAQMVQANSSFHANEWITTPIMIQFLNDYLLALTNQTPIRGLSMNPFYTRRTLSLVPMVNPDGVNLVLNGPPNIEPYRSQVIEMNQGNLTFNNWKANIRGVDLNNQFPAGWEIEKERKEQSPGPRDYPGEAPLTEPESIAMAELTNRRNFSRVNAFHTQGEVIYWGFRNQEPPEAAAIVKEYARVSGYKPVQTVDSYAGYKDWFIQEWNRPGYTVELGTGVNPLPLSQFDEIYEESLGIFLANLYM, translated from the coding sequence ATGAATATTTTAGTTCAACCAGGTCAAACCTTATGGTCGATAAGTCAGACTTTTGGTATTCCACTTAATCTCATCGCAGATTCCAATCCCAATGTAATCCCAACTCAATTACAAGTGGGACAAAACTTAAGAATACCTGGATATAGAGTATTAGCACATCGCATACAACCAGGAGATACTTTTTGGTCCATTTCAAATCGCTATCAGACACCAATGGATGTTATTCGATTGATGAACCCTTGGACGATTCCAACACAGCTAATGATTGGAAGTACACTCTATGTTCCTGTTCGTCTCACCGAAAGAATTGTACAGACGAGGAAAGCTTACGATTACTCCTCACTACAACAAGATTTACAGAGACTCCGACAAGCCTATCCTTTCATTCGTCAAGAATCAATTGGTCAATCGGTTTTAGGGAGCTCTATTGATGAAATTCAAATCGGCAGAGGGGCCCAAATGGTTCAAGCGAATTCTTCTTTTCACGCAAATGAATGGATAACAACGCCTATCATGATACAGTTCTTAAATGATTATTTACTGGCATTAACCAATCAAACCCCTATTCGAGGTCTATCCATGAATCCATTTTATACAAGACGTACCCTTTCTCTTGTGCCAATGGTTAATCCCGATGGTGTAAATCTTGTCCTTAATGGTCCACCAAATATAGAACCGTATCGATCCCAAGTTATTGAAATGAATCAAGGGAATCTAACCTTTAACAATTGGAAAGCTAATATTCGAGGGGTTGATCTGAATAACCAATTTCCTGCTGGATGGGAAATTGAAAAAGAAAGGAAGGAACAATCCCCTGGACCTAGAGACTATCCTGGAGAAGCTCCATTAACTGAACCAGAATCTATTGCCATGGCTGAATTAACTAACAGAAGGAACTTTTCACGTGTCAATGCCTTTCATACGCAAGGTGAAGTCATATATTGGGGGTTTCGAAATCAAGAACCTCCAGAAGCAGCAGCAATTGTTAAGGAATATGCCCGTGTAAGTGGATACAAACCGGTCCAAACTGTTGACAGTTATGCTGGATATAAAGATTGGTTCATACAAGAATGGAATAGACCTGGATATACAGTTGAATTGGGGACTGGAGTTAACCCACTGCCTCTTAGTCAATTTGATGAAATTTACGAAGAAAGTTTAGGAATATTTCTAGCCAATTTATATATGTAA
- a CDS encoding DUF6501 family protein has protein sequence MLHKVWENKETIKKVECVHANAKKYIVDRVLTPGKVYEVKNETEEFYFIIDNSDRIGGFKKDYFKEV, from the coding sequence ATGTTACATAAGGTTTGGGAAAACAAAGAAACGATTAAAAAAGTGGAATGTGTACATGCCAATGCAAAAAAATACATTGTAGACCGTGTTCTTACACCTGGAAAGGTATATGAGGTTAAAAATGAAACAGAAGAGTTCTATTTTATAATAGATAATTCGGACAGAATCGGTGGCTTTAAAAAAGATTATTTTAAAGAAGTATAA
- a CDS encoding DNA/RNA nuclease SfsA: MFKKCCPQHAVLVQTNNNILVSLNPNMANDLVRKALQNQSIPFFQNKEIEYVRREYSYGGARWDFLLQDQNSQIAVEVKSVTFAKDGIAYFPDAVTERGRKHVQKLTDLHLLTGWKGALIFVVFKQSVRKRVYCYIVRYLFHCSY; encoded by the coding sequence ATGTTCAAAAAGTGTTGCCCGCAACATGCCGTTCTTGTACAAACCAATAATAATATCCTTGTTTCTTTAAATCCTAATATGGCCAATGATTTAGTACGTAAAGCTTTACAAAATCAATCCATTCCTTTCTTTCAGAACAAAGAAATTGAATATGTTCGAAGAGAATATTCATACGGCGGAGCTCGTTGGGATTTTCTCCTCCAAGATCAAAACAGTCAAATAGCTGTTGAGGTAAAAAGTGTAACATTTGCTAAAGATGGGATAGCTTATTTTCCAGATGCAGTCACTGAGCGGGGGAGAAAACATGTACAAAAATTAACAGATCTCCATCTTTTAACTGGATGGAAAGGAGCTCTTATATTTGTAGTGTTCAAGCAAAGTGTTCGAAAGAGGGTATATTGTTATATCGTCAGATACCTTTTTCACTGTAGTTATTAA
- a CDS encoding AbrB family transcriptional regulator, giving the protein MHVKTLIASYLIAIIGGVIFNWIQFPIPWILGPITSMLIYKVMLKKNTYSSPRLKNISLAILGIQIGQTFTPDTLHTVQPYFIPYMIFSILMIIIAILNGYWITKWVSIDPVTSILGTIPGGLSTSIALSDSLKGNTIMVTIFHTIRLLAVLFIIPFAVLHWFNSPEGNVISDLSKHQVHETPWILILYFTSICLGFLLQKKVPASFIVIPMILTAISQITNLGTFSFPSEVFLFAQLTLGVFLGNSVEIRDLLKAGKYCGIYLGLNLFLIVITIIFAWLFSLWTGIPMAVAVLSIAPGGLVEMALTAQSVGLNPSIVSSLQIIRLLIVVLIIPIALQVTFKMIKKKEPVHQKEDQPHD; this is encoded by the coding sequence ATGCATGTCAAAACACTGATAGCATCCTATCTGATTGCTATTATTGGGGGAGTTATCTTCAATTGGATTCAGTTCCCAATACCATGGATTCTAGGACCTATCACAAGTATGCTAATTTATAAAGTAATGCTTAAGAAGAATACGTACTCTTCACCACGGTTAAAAAACATAAGTCTTGCTATCTTAGGAATACAAATAGGGCAAACCTTTACTCCTGATACATTACATACGGTTCAACCATACTTTATTCCTTACATGATATTTTCAATTTTGATGATCATTATTGCGATACTAAATGGATATTGGATAACTAAATGGGTTTCTATTGATCCGGTCACTAGTATTTTAGGAACTATTCCAGGAGGTCTATCAACGAGTATTGCTCTAAGTGATTCCTTAAAAGGAAACACTATTATGGTGACTATTTTTCATACGATTAGGTTATTAGCAGTTCTTTTTATTATCCCTTTTGCAGTTTTACACTGGTTTAACAGCCCTGAAGGTAATGTGATATCTGACCTTTCTAAACATCAGGTTCATGAAACACCCTGGATTCTTATATTATATTTTACCAGCATATGTTTAGGTTTTTTATTACAAAAAAAGGTACCTGCTTCTTTCATTGTTATTCCTATGATTTTAACTGCTATTTCTCAAATAACAAATCTAGGGACCTTTAGTTTTCCTTCTGAGGTTTTTCTTTTTGCACAACTTACGCTAGGTGTATTTTTAGGAAACTCAGTAGAAATTAGGGATTTATTAAAAGCTGGAAAGTATTGCGGAATTTATTTGGGGCTCAATTTATTTTTAATAGTAATTACTATAATTTTTGCTTGGCTATTTAGTTTATGGACAGGTATTCCAATGGCAGTCGCTGTTCTTAGTATAGCTCCTGGTGGACTTGTTGAAATGGCATTAACGGCACAATCCGTTGGACTAAACCCTTCGATTGTAAGTTCTTTGCAGATCATACGACTTCTTATTGTAGTTCTCATCATCCCTATAGCCTTACAAGTCACTTTTAAAATGATCAAGAAAAAAGAACCCGTACATCAAAAGGAGGATCAACCACATGATTAA